The genomic window CGGCCAGGGGCATCGATCGCTGAGGCACTCGAACGGCGTGCGCCATATCGGCCCCAGTAACCCGAGCTGATTCGCCGGGTCATGTGTGATCCGCCACTCGCTCGTCAGTAGGATCGGCAGTGTGGGCGAGCGGCCGACCGAGACAGCGCGTACAGTCCGAGCGATACGCTCCTCCACCGCGTTGCTGGTTGTGACGACCAGGATCGTGGGGAAGCCATCGTAGTCATGTTCGAAGGCGCGACTGTCGCGATAGTCGTAGTAGGCACCCCACTTCTCGCCGTAGTCGCGGGCGCTCATTGTCCCGCGGTCGTATTCCAGAAAGAAGCCGTGTGGTTGCCCATGGAGGCGAACCATGCCGTAGCCGTCCGGCTTCACTCGTCCACGGATGCAGGCCGCGGCGTTCCGCCACTCCAGAACCCCGTCGTCGTCGGCCGACGTACCTATCGTGCGGACGATCCGATGGAGCCCGACAAAGATCCCGTCAGCGCCAACTGTGTGATTCAGGTTTCTTGTGAGCAGTTCGCGGGTACCAAATGGGCGTGCGGAACTGCCACCAGCAAGACCGTTGAATCGGATGGCGCCCGTCAGACTGAGACCATGCTGAGCAGCGACCAACCTGAGGCCGGCTTCAGTGAGCTCAGTCAGGTCGTCGGCCGGA from Chloroflexota bacterium includes these protein-coding regions:
- a CDS encoding replication-relaxation family protein, which encodes MPAESLATVLGWEVRRVRQRRQHLIQFGLVRLLGAEEIKSIPADDLTELTEAGLRLVAAQHGLSLTGAIRFNGLAGGSSARPFGTRELLTRNLNHTVGADGIFVGLHRIVRTIGTSADDDGVLEWRNAAACIRGRVKPDGYGMVRLHGQPHGFFLEYDRGTMSARDYGEKWGAYYDYRDSRAFEHDYDGFPTILVVTTSNAVEERIARTVRAVSVGRSPTLPILLTSEWRITHDPANQLGLLGPIWRTPFECLSDRCPWPSGGVNSIGVTGQVESGRPIPR